Below is a genomic region from Endomicrobiales bacterium.
GATACAATGCTGTTTCAATCACGCCAAAACCTCTTTAATTTCTTTTGCAAATATACTTTCGCTTTCTTTCATCGCCGCATCAACTGCCGGCCGTAAAAAAGGATACGCTGCTGCCCGAGATGTTCCAAATTCAACATATTCGGCATATTCTAAACCGCCACCCGCGCCAATAACTCCAATGATATTATTTTCATTTGGTTCTGCAACGAGATGTGTGATACTTGCCCTTAATCTTCCTGTTTGTACATTCGGTCCCGGTCTGCCGCTTGCATTTTTTTT
It encodes:
- a CDS encoding HK97 gp10 family phage protein, translated to MSVESFWLGDAIKKGTRIACNNAAKKVCLLAEKEAKKNASGRPGPNVQTGRLRASITHLVAEPNENNIIGVIGAGGGLEYAEYVEFGTSRAAAYPFLRPAVDAAMKESESIFAKEIKEVLA